Proteins from a single region of Desulfolutivibrio sulfoxidireducens:
- a CDS encoding bifunctional diguanylate cyclase/phosphodiesterase: protein MPGRFAGALLPLLFLILFFAPVLSAASTTGREAPPAAKAAGDFSLARLTGPFGDVAWEYMIAALVAVSALTLVAYPRARRLPARVPGPHGAIQDRRAGKEMRAILTALHSMVLEIDHGGQVRRVLTTGYRPEGFDPRGHVGENISRFLDERNHAAVRGALARATAEQTAQQVEFTAGEGPSRRFFSATLSPMRGRAVMAVIRDVTMTRSSQEKYRELVELANCVILRLDRQGRITFVNDYAQSFFGYTREELLGRPALGTLVPPTESTGRDLGKLVHDICRQPESIPSGENENLRKNGERVWVSWANRPIIEHGTLTGVLCVGSDITRQRRTMEELIRRERFHGSIIEKSTDVITIVDQDGRILHESPSAAKHLGHPVEEIAGTPLGEHIHPADRRMVAGILKSVQANPGDSPVFVFRRTRRDGSPLHLEATATNCLDDDAVSGIILNCRDVTERTAFEEQLRRHVFLDTLTGLPNRALFLDRLTHALERIKRKPGYQFAVLFVDLDRFKLVNDSLGHSVGDRLLQKIGRRIASCLRRVDTVARFGGDEYILLLDEIDDDRQAIRVAERIREELTRPFVMDEAEVFASASIGIVFSTPDYTDPDQIIRDADTAMFKAKARGKGGYRVFHSRMHKQAVSLLALETDLRKAVERGEFELHYQPILSLEPARMVGVEALVRWRRPDKGLVAPMEFIPMAEETGLIIQIGEWVLAEACRRVGGFNATAAADRALFVSVNLSARQFEKDGLAEDIRTILRRTGLPPGMLKLEVTESAIAANPAQAALLLEELRGLGVGLSMDDFGTGYSSLSHLHALPFDTLKIDRSFVSGLGQNGDKNGKIVHSIMALAHNLDMSVIAEGIETDAQLERLVAMNCRFGQGYRFARPTPFDEITGLEDTPAGRDVPAPRIPERSVQEHAP from the coding sequence ATGCCGGGACGTTTTGCCGGAGCACTCCTTCCGCTCCTTTTCCTGATCCTTTTTTTCGCGCCAGTCCTTTCGGCCGCCTCCACGACCGGACGCGAGGCGCCCCCAGCCGCGAAAGCCGCCGGCGACTTTTCCCTGGCCCGCCTGACCGGCCCATTTGGCGACGTCGCCTGGGAATACATGATCGCCGCCCTGGTCGCGGTTTCGGCCCTGACCCTGGTCGCCTATCCCAGAGCGCGCCGCCTGCCGGCGCGCGTCCCCGGTCCGCACGGGGCCATCCAGGACCGGCGCGCCGGAAAGGAGATGCGGGCCATCCTGACGGCCCTGCACAGCATGGTTCTGGAGATCGATCATGGCGGACAGGTGCGCCGGGTGCTCACGACCGGCTATCGCCCGGAGGGATTCGACCCGCGGGGGCATGTCGGCGAAAACATCTCCCGCTTTCTCGACGAACGGAACCACGCGGCCGTGCGCGGCGCCCTGGCCCGGGCCACGGCCGAACAAACGGCCCAGCAGGTGGAATTCACCGCCGGGGAAGGCCCGTCGCGACGTTTTTTCTCGGCCACCCTCTCGCCCATGCGGGGAAGGGCGGTCATGGCCGTGATCCGGGATGTGACCATGACCAGATCGAGCCAGGAGAAATACCGGGAGCTGGTGGAACTGGCCAACTGCGTCATCCTGCGCCTGGACCGCCAGGGCCGGATCACCTTTGTCAACGACTACGCCCAGAGCTTTTTCGGCTATACCCGGGAGGAGCTTCTGGGCCGCCCGGCCCTGGGGACCCTGGTGCCGCCCACGGAATCCACGGGACGCGACCTGGGTAAACTCGTCCACGACATCTGCCGCCAACCCGAATCCATCCCCTCCGGAGAAAACGAGAACCTCCGAAAAAACGGCGAACGGGTCTGGGTGTCCTGGGCCAATCGGCCCATCATCGAGCATGGAACGCTGACCGGGGTCTTGTGCGTGGGGTCCGACATCACGCGGCAGCGCCGGACCATGGAAGAGCTTATCCGGCGGGAACGCTTCCACGGGTCGATCATCGAAAAATCCACGGACGTGATCACCATCGTGGACCAGGACGGCCGCATCCTGCACGAAAGCCCCTCGGCGGCCAAACACCTGGGCCATCCCGTGGAGGAGATCGCCGGGACCCCGCTTGGGGAGCACATCCACCCCGCTGACCGGAGGATGGTCGCCGGCATTCTCAAAAGCGTGCAGGCCAACCCTGGCGACAGTCCGGTCTTCGTCTTCCGACGGACCCGGCGCGACGGCTCCCCGCTCCACCTCGAGGCCACGGCCACCAACTGCCTGGACGACGACGCCGTGTCCGGCATCATCCTCAACTGCCGGGACGTGACCGAACGCACGGCCTTCGAGGAACAACTGCGGCGCCATGTGTTTCTGGACACCCTGACCGGGCTGCCCAACCGAGCCCTGTTCCTGGACCGCCTGACCCACGCCCTCGAACGTATCAAGCGCAAGCCCGGCTACCAGTTCGCGGTCCTTTTCGTGGACCTGGACCGGTTCAAGCTGGTCAACGACTCGCTTGGCCATTCCGTCGGCGACCGGCTGCTTCAAAAAATCGGCCGCAGGATCGCGTCCTGCCTGCGCCGGGTGGATACCGTGGCCAGATTTGGCGGGGACGAATACATCCTGCTTTTGGACGAGATCGACGACGACCGGCAGGCCATCCGGGTGGCCGAACGCATCCGCGAGGAACTGACCCGCCCCTTTGTCATGGACGAGGCCGAGGTCTTCGCCTCGGCCAGCATCGGCATCGTGTTCAGCACCCCGGACTACACCGACCCGGACCAGATCATCCGCGACGCGGACACGGCCATGTTCAAGGCCAAGGCCAGGGGCAAGGGCGGCTACCGGGTCTTTCATTCCCGGATGCACAAGCAGGCCGTGAGCCTTCTGGCCCTGGAGACGGACCTGCGAAAGGCCGTGGAGCGCGGGGAGTTCGAACTGCATTACCAGCCCATCCTGTCCCTTGAGCCGGCCCGCATGGTGGGCGTCGAGGCGTTGGTGCGCTGGCGGCGCCCCGACAAGGGCCTGGTCGCGCCCATGGAATTCATCCCCATGGCCGAGGAGACCGGGCTTATCATCCAGATCGGCGAATGGGTCCTGGCCGAGGCCTGCCGCCGGGTGGGCGGGTTCAACGCCACGGCCGCCGCCGATCGCGCCCTTTTCGTGTCCGTGAACCTTTCGGCCCGCCAGTTCGAGAAGGACGGCCTGGCCGAGGATATTCGGACCATCCTGCGGCGTACGGGCCTCCCCCCGGGGATGCTCAAGCTTGAGGTCACCGAGAGCGCCATCGCCGCAAACCCGGCCCAGGCCGCCCTGCTTTTGGAGGAACTGCGAGGTCTGGGCGTCGGGCTGTCCATGGACGATTTCGGCACGGGCTATTCCTCCCTGAGCCACCTGCACGCCCTGCCCTTCGACACGCTCAAGATCGACCGTTCCTTCGTCAGCGGGCTTGGCCAAAACGGGGACAAAAACGGCAAGATCGTCCATTCCATCATGGCCCTGGCCCACAACCTGGACATGTCGGTCATCGCCGAGGGCATCGAGACCGACGCCCAGCTCGAACGGCTTGTGGCCATGAACTGCCGTTTCGGCCAGGGATACCGCTTCGCCAGACCCACGCCCTTCGACGAGATAACCGGCCTGGAGGACACTCCGGCCGGGCGGGACGTCCCCGCTCCCCGAATTCCGGAACGTTCCGTCCAGGAGCACGCGCCATGA
- a CDS encoding GGDEF domain-containing protein, which yields MNPPEIASSIMFTGMLEKNRTLPRNALARMARRFLPDTLLETIREESENMALGILTLRMPESVFRSGASGPAQGLFVMESLVETACGVIRQACPQCRPTSLFKAGPGEAAIILAHPRGLESDLIKAYPAIRRDILTGVRLLVRVPGEQGPDFDIGYSPIHVTPSDGLEGLDLAMLRAYLRAVNLGDEKSDARRDERASLGQLFLTVMRERLVEPVYQPVVDFASGEVMGYEAFLRGPRDTPFFDPLALLSFAEKNGQVFTLERLFWETAVASLGPLEPGRLLFINIHPASFTDPKFTPAGLPEFLGGHGLGPENVVFEFTERQSAEDLDILREKLDRYRDMGIRTAIDDIGAGNMTLRALCRIRPDFIKADISVVGGIQSNPFNRMIMETLVGLAEKFKGRVIAVGIESETELTSLASMGVQAGQGYYFSRPLFPKPEITPSIPARASFSDVGRGELKCSTPVRNLIEQTLVVGPGTTIREVKKLLEDSPPMANVVIVDRQRPLGILMNYNLDKHLSTQFGLSLYSDRKVVKLMDREPLVVEGDRPLEDVARLAMRRESRKIYDDILVTEGGAFVGTVSVQTMLDSMARVQVELAKGSNPLTGLAGNVAIEAEINRRSREGLSSSLIYVDIDNFKVYNDAYGFKNGDKAILLTAEAVCEAVRRHGDPGDFIGHVGGDDFIVICGQARAEAICRRICERFATAAPDLYHPEDRTRGFIVGRGRDGREGEFALMSLSIGYLDCAFTHPFTMEELSQRVAEVKKYAKSRPGNSHVKDRRAPLGSMPPESGEPRLSL from the coding sequence ATGAATCCTCCGGAAATCGCCTCATCCATCATGTTCACGGGAATGCTCGAAAAAAACCGGACCCTGCCGCGAAACGCACTGGCCAGGATGGCCAGACGGTTTCTCCCGGACACTCTTCTCGAGACCATCCGGGAGGAGTCCGAAAACATGGCCCTGGGCATCCTGACCCTGCGCATGCCCGAGTCCGTGTTCCGGTCCGGGGCGTCCGGCCCGGCCCAGGGCCTGTTCGTCATGGAAAGCCTGGTGGAGACGGCCTGCGGCGTGATTCGCCAGGCATGTCCGCAATGCCGGCCCACCTCCCTGTTCAAGGCCGGCCCGGGCGAGGCGGCGATCATCCTGGCCCACCCCCGGGGTCTTGAATCCGATCTGATCAAGGCCTATCCGGCCATCCGCCGGGACATCCTGACCGGGGTTCGGCTACTGGTAAGGGTGCCGGGCGAGCAGGGGCCGGACTTTGACATCGGATACAGTCCCATTCACGTCACCCCGTCCGACGGCCTGGAAGGGCTGGACTTGGCCATGCTGCGCGCCTACCTGCGGGCCGTGAACCTGGGGGACGAAAAATCCGACGCCAGGCGCGACGAGCGCGCCAGCCTTGGCCAGCTCTTTCTTACGGTCATGCGCGAAAGGCTGGTGGAACCGGTTTACCAGCCCGTGGTGGACTTCGCCTCGGGCGAGGTCATGGGCTACGAGGCCTTTTTGCGGGGACCGCGGGACACCCCTTTTTTCGATCCCCTGGCCCTTTTGTCCTTTGCCGAGAAAAACGGGCAGGTGTTCACCCTGGAGCGGCTCTTCTGGGAAACGGCCGTGGCCAGCCTGGGTCCCCTCGAGCCCGGGCGGCTTTTATTCATCAACATCCACCCGGCCTCCTTCACAGATCCCAAATTCACCCCGGCCGGACTGCCCGAATTTCTGGGCGGACACGGCCTTGGCCCGGAGAACGTGGTCTTCGAGTTCACCGAGCGCCAGAGCGCCGAGGACCTGGACATCCTGCGGGAAAAGCTGGACCGCTACCGGGACATGGGCATCCGCACGGCCATCGACGACATCGGCGCGGGCAACATGACCCTGCGGGCCCTGTGCCGCATCCGGCCGGACTTCATCAAGGCCGATATCTCGGTCGTCGGCGGCATCCAGTCCAATCCCTTCAACCGGATGATCATGGAGACCCTGGTGGGCCTGGCCGAAAAGTTCAAGGGCCGGGTGATCGCCGTGGGCATCGAGTCCGAGACCGAACTGACCTCCCTGGCCTCCATGGGGGTGCAGGCCGGGCAGGGCTACTATTTTTCCCGACCGCTTTTCCCAAAACCCGAGATCACCCCGAGCATCCCGGCCCGGGCCTCCTTCTCGGACGTGGGCCGAGGCGAACTCAAGTGCTCCACCCCGGTTCGCAACCTCATCGAGCAGACCCTGGTGGTCGGCCCGGGCACGACCATCCGCGAGGTGAAAAAACTCCTGGAGGACAGCCCGCCCATGGCCAACGTGGTCATCGTGGACCGCCAAAGGCCCCTGGGCATTCTCATGAACTACAACCTGGACAAGCACTTAAGCACCCAGTTCGGCCTATCCCTGTATTCGGACCGCAAGGTGGTCAAGCTCATGGACCGGGAGCCCCTGGTGGTGGAGGGCGACCGGCCCCTGGAGGACGTGGCCCGCCTGGCCATGCGCCGGGAAAGCCGCAAGATCTACGATGACATCCTGGTTACCGAGGGTGGGGCCTTCGTCGGCACGGTATCGGTCCAGACCATGCTCGACAGCATGGCCCGGGTCCAGGTGGAGCTGGCCAAGGGCTCGAACCCGCTTACGGGCCTGGCCGGCAACGTGGCCATCGAGGCCGAGATCAACCGCCGTTCCCGGGAGGGCCTGTCCTCGAGCCTGATCTACGTGGATATCGACAACTTCAAGGTCTACAACGACGCCTACGGCTTTAAAAACGGCGACAAGGCCATCCTGCTCACGGCCGAGGCCGTGTGCGAGGCCGTGCGCCGGCATGGGGATCCAGGGGATTTCATCGGGCATGTGGGCGGGGACGACTTCATCGTCATCTGCGGCCAGGCCCGGGCGGAGGCCATCTGCCGCCGGATCTGCGAGCGCTTCGCCACGGCCGCGCCGGATTTGTACCACCCCGAGGACCGGACCAGGGGATTTATCGTCGGCCGGGGCCGGGACGGCCGGGAGGGGGAATTCGCCCTGATGTCCCTGTCCATCGGCTACCTGGACTGCGCCTTCACCCACCCCTTCACCATGGAGGAGTTGAGCCAGCGGGTGGCCGAGGTGAAAAAATACGCCAAATCCCGGCCCGGCAATTCCCACGTCAAGGACCGTCGGGCGCCTCTTGGCTCCATGCCGCCGGAGAGCGGGGAGCCGCGTTTGTCGCTTTGA
- a CDS encoding TetR/AcrR family transcriptional regulator — translation MAVKRRILEAAAEVFAREGFAGARVEHIAKAAGVNKAGLYYHVGNKARLFEEVMVEHFAEVASRMERAVASSEDPSRRLDALVRSLAEAFEEKPARARIMLIEIARGGVIASEPVMRQVVRVFRCTDQVVRGGVRDGAFEPENPFFVHMCLIGSLVLFTLSAPQRERAAAMGLGRENGIDPMAPLADMVSFLSGMLGRGLAASGTDKKGGDGHAG, via the coding sequence ATGGCGGTGAAACGCCGCATCCTGGAGGCGGCCGCCGAGGTGTTCGCCAGGGAGGGCTTCGCCGGGGCCCGGGTGGAACACATCGCCAAGGCGGCCGGGGTGAACAAGGCCGGGTTGTATTATCACGTGGGCAACAAGGCCCGTCTGTTCGAGGAGGTCATGGTCGAGCACTTCGCCGAGGTGGCCTCCCGCATGGAACGGGCCGTGGCCTCGTCCGAGGACCCCTCTCGCCGCCTGGACGCCCTGGTGCGCAGCCTGGCCGAGGCCTTCGAGGAAAAGCCGGCCAGGGCCAGGATCATGCTGATCGAGATAGCCCGGGGCGGGGTCATCGCCTCGGAGCCGGTCATGCGCCAGGTGGTGCGGGTGTTTCGCTGCACGGACCAGGTGGTGCGTGGCGGGGTCCGGGACGGGGCGTTCGAGCCGGAAAATCCGTTTTTCGTGCACATGTGCCTGATCGGCAGCCTGGTCCTGTTCACCTTGTCCGCTCCCCAGCGTGAACGGGCCGCGGCCATGGGCCTGGGCAGGGAAAACGGGATCGATCCCATGGCGCCTCTTGCGGACATGGTTTCGTTTTTGTCCGGGATGCTCGGGCGGGGACTGGCCGCGTCCGGGACCGATAAAAAGGGAGGGGATGGTCATGCCGGATAG
- a CDS encoding MlaC/ttg2D family ABC transporter substrate-binding protein, protein MMHTMKFFLAGLVLVLLFPTTGLSGPPQDTLQNSVDQVIILLRDPAYKDATTRPEMRAKLIKTIQSIFDATELSRRALAANWNKFSEQQQKRFTDAFLTLLQNTYLDRIESYSDEKVHYVDERMLAADRAEVNTVVSGKGKEIPISYRMRNASGWKVYDVVIEGVSLVQNYRNQFAQILMNQPPDALIDMLVKKS, encoded by the coding sequence ATGATGCACACCATGAAATTTTTTCTTGCAGGGCTTGTCCTGGTTCTCCTTTTCCCGACGACAGGTCTGTCCGGTCCGCCACAGGATACCCTGCAAAACTCGGTGGATCAGGTCATCATCCTGCTGCGCGACCCGGCATACAAAGACGCGACCACCCGTCCGGAAATGCGCGCCAAGCTCATCAAGACCATCCAAAGCATCTTCGACGCCACGGAACTGTCCCGCCGGGCCCTGGCCGCCAATTGGAACAAGTTCTCCGAACAACAGCAAAAAAGGTTCACCGATGCCTTCCTGACGCTTCTGCAAAACACGTATCTCGATCGCATCGAAAGTTATAGCGATGAAAAGGTCCATTACGTCGATGAACGGATGCTCGCGGCCGACCGTGCCGAGGTAAACACCGTGGTTTCCGGAAAAGGCAAGGAAATCCCCATTTCCTATCGGATGCGCAACGCCAGTGGCTGGAAGGTCTATGATGTGGTCATCGAGGGGGTCAGCCTGGTGCAGAACTACCGCAACCAGTTCGCCCAGATTCTTATGAACCAGCCTCCCGATGCCCTGATAGACATGCTTGTGAAAAAATCGTAG
- the mlaD gene encoding outer membrane lipid asymmetry maintenance protein MlaD: MKKYTIETAVGVFVLAGLLCVTYLTVKLGKMEILGGDHYPVLARFTDVTGLGEGAYVEMAGVRVGKVAAIGLDPKDNAAIVKLHIQNGVRLSDDAIVSIKTSGLIGDKYVKISPGGSEVTVAPGGMLLETESAVDLTDLIGKYVFGGVK; this comes from the coding sequence ATGAAAAAATACACGATCGAGACGGCGGTTGGGGTTTTCGTTCTCGCCGGACTTTTGTGCGTGACCTACCTGACCGTCAAGCTCGGCAAGATGGAAATCCTGGGCGGCGACCACTACCCGGTGCTGGCCCGGTTCACCGATGTCACCGGACTCGGCGAGGGGGCCTACGTGGAGATGGCCGGGGTGCGCGTGGGCAAGGTGGCGGCCATCGGCCTTGATCCCAAGGACAACGCGGCCATCGTGAAGCTTCATATCCAAAACGGCGTGCGCCTGTCCGACGACGCCATCGTCTCCATCAAGACCAGCGGACTTATCGGCGACAAGTACGTCAAGATATCCCCGGGAGGATCCGAAGTGACCGTGGCCCCCGGCGGGATGCTTCTTGAAACGGAATCCGCCGTGGATTTGACCGATTTGATCGGGAAATACGTCTTTGGCGGCGTGAAATAA
- a CDS encoding cytochrome c3 family protein, protein MKRTAAALFACGAILCANPALAVGHDVDCKDCHSVHGAKGAFIFGVAPLAEQATAYGGKIDPAQVDALCLGCHNDKSGITPIMLKNSHPTGVTPKKLKVPEEVLRKGLLTCVGCHDPHPSNQNYKYLTINTNNGKDLGIFCGKCHPAQSDPATLTKAAKAPIKTDTPSAQATPAPPAGQAGPAGQSPGKPGTPVKGN, encoded by the coding sequence ATGAAACGCACGGCAGCGGCGCTTTTCGCCTGCGGGGCGATCCTGTGCGCCAATCCGGCCCTGGCCGTGGGCCATGACGTGGACTGTAAGGACTGTCATAGCGTGCATGGGGCCAAGGGGGCCTTCATCTTCGGCGTGGCGCCCCTGGCCGAGCAGGCCACGGCCTATGGCGGCAAGATCGACCCGGCCCAGGTGGACGCCCTGTGTCTGGGGTGTCACAACGACAAAAGCGGCATCACCCCGATCATGCTCAAAAACTCGCACCCCACCGGCGTGACGCCCAAAAAGCTCAAGGTGCCGGAGGAGGTGTTGCGCAAAGGGCTTTTGACCTGCGTGGGCTGCCATGATCCGCACCCGTCCAACCAGAACTACAAGTATCTGACGATCAACACCAATAACGGCAAGGATTTGGGCATATTTTGCGGCAAATGCCACCCCGCCCAGTCCGACCCGGCCACCCTGACCAAGGCCGCCAAGGCCCCGATCAAGACGGACACGCCATCGGCCCAGGCCACTCCGGCCCCCCCGGCCGGCCAGGCGGGACCGGCTGGCCAGTCGCCCGGCAAGCCAGGGACCCCGGTCAAGGGAAACTGA
- a CDS encoding VacJ family lipoprotein, which translates to MSHSHDGTTIKRGLLYRLIAVCLIIPTLVLATGCNGVKSQAAKDFAPQSAQPAKASPDQPAAANLDQPAKASPDQPAAANLDQSAGASPDQSVTANLDQSAGASPDQPGQVGSDQAALIQATAEQTGQDEASPFDDDDLYDAPPPPVHDPLQGWNRFWFTFNDYFYMGLRPLAMGYKKAVPEFARTGLKNVYDNFTFPIRFLNALLQLDLTKAAREFGRFMINSTFGVGGLADLAKSDPNLQPGDEDFGQTLGYYGMGEGFYIVWPLLGPSTARDSVGMVGDIAANPLTWVFGLWNVYGEENYWYVSYVVSGGNRFNRLPEYLDNYDAMKKSAIEPYVSMRDFYIQYRQGRIEQ; encoded by the coding sequence ATGTCGCACTCACACGACGGCACGACCATAAAACGTGGTCTTCTGTATCGGTTGATCGCCGTGTGTCTGATCATACCGACCCTGGTCCTGGCCACCGGCTGCAACGGCGTAAAAAGTCAGGCGGCCAAGGATTTCGCGCCCCAGTCGGCCCAGCCCGCCAAGGCCTCCCCCGACCAGCCCGCTGCGGCCAACCTCGACCAGCCCGCCAAGGCCTCCCCCGACCAGCCCGCTGCGGCCAACCTCGACCAGTCCGCCGGGGCCTCCCCCGACCAGTCCGTTACGGCCAACCTCGACCAGTCCGCCGGGGCCTCCCCGGACCAGCCCGGACAGGTTGGCAGCGATCAGGCCGCCCTCATTCAGGCCACGGCCGAACAGACCGGACAGGACGAGGCGTCCCCTTTTGATGACGACGACCTGTATGACGCCCCGCCCCCCCCGGTCCACGATCCCTTGCAAGGCTGGAACCGCTTCTGGTTCACCTTCAACGACTATTTTTACATGGGCCTGCGGCCCCTGGCCATGGGCTACAAGAAGGCCGTGCCCGAATTCGCCCGCACAGGCCTGAAAAACGTCTACGACAACTTCACCTTCCCCATACGGTTCCTCAACGCCCTGCTCCAACTGGACCTGACCAAGGCCGCCCGGGAATTCGGACGGTTCATGATCAACTCCACCTTCGGCGTGGGCGGGCTGGCCGACCTGGCCAAATCCGACCCCAACCTGCAACCCGGCGACGAGGATTTCGGGCAGACGCTGGGCTACTACGGCATGGGCGAGGGCTTTTACATCGTCTGGCCGCTTCTTGGACCATCGACCGCCCGCGACTCGGTGGGCATGGTCGGGGACATCGCCGCCAACCCCCTGACCTGGGTTTTCGGGCTGTGGAACGTCTACGGCGAAGAGAACTACTGGTACGTGAGCTATGTGGTCAGCGGCGGCAACCGCTTCAACAGGCTTCCAGAATACCTGGACAATTACGACGCCATGAAAAAGTCGGCGATTGAACCCTACGTGTCCATGCGGGACTTCTACATCCAGTACCGCCAGGGGCGCATCGAACAGTAA
- the qrcD gene encoding menaquinone reductase integral membrane subunit QrcD, whose protein sequence is MSFIEAEKTWYPEGVTRCGLGKFLGLLAAFGAFMAFGVVAAFFIFFFGIGVTGMDNYFGFGLWITFDLAVIALGAGAFFTGLLRYIIRIDELKDIINLAVIIGFICYSGAMLILTMDIGQPLRAWFGYWHPNVHSMLTEVIFCITCYLMVLIIEFVPLVFEQKQINKIPLLHHIAHNFHVVMPLFAGIGAFLSTFHQGSLGGMYGVLFARPYAFREGFFIWPWTFFLFVLSAIASGPCMTVLVCALMEKVTGRQLTTYRVKSLMAKIGGTMLLIYTVLKLLDTWAWITGLLPKAGLTFDQMFYGLIYGKWLMFLEQGVCLIIPVIFLLVPALRRRPAFMYWACILDCLGIIINRYVFTVQTIAFPVMPFDTWMTYAPNWAEWAPTLMILAYGGIVMSLSYRYLPVFPQEVRLNK, encoded by the coding sequence ATGTCCTTCATTGAAGCGGAAAAAACCTGGTATCCCGAGGGGGTCACCCGGTGCGGCTTGGGCAAATTCCTGGGCCTGCTGGCGGCCTTCGGCGCCTTTATGGCCTTTGGCGTCGTGGCGGCCTTCTTCATCTTCTTCTTCGGCATCGGCGTCACCGGAATGGACAACTATTTCGGGTTCGGGCTGTGGATCACCTTCGACCTGGCGGTCATCGCCCTGGGCGCCGGGGCCTTTTTCACCGGCCTTCTGCGCTACATCATCCGGATCGACGAGCTCAAAGACATTATCAATCTGGCGGTGATCATCGGCTTCATTTGTTATTCCGGAGCCATGCTCATCCTGACCATGGACATCGGGCAGCCGTTGCGGGCCTGGTTCGGCTACTGGCACCCCAACGTCCACTCCATGCTCACCGAAGTTATCTTCTGCATCACCTGTTATCTGATGGTGCTCATCATCGAGTTCGTGCCGCTTGTCTTCGAGCAAAAGCAGATCAACAAGATTCCCCTTCTGCACCACATCGCCCACAATTTCCATGTGGTCATGCCCCTTTTCGCGGGCATCGGCGCCTTTTTGTCCACCTTCCACCAGGGGTCGCTCGGCGGCATGTACGGCGTGCTCTTCGCCAGGCCCTACGCGTTCCGGGAAGGCTTTTTCATCTGGCCGTGGACGTTTTTCCTGTTCGTGCTCTCGGCCATCGCCTCAGGGCCGTGCATGACCGTTTTGGTCTGCGCCCTCATGGAGAAGGTCACCGGCCGCCAGTTGACCACCTACCGGGTCAAGTCGCTCATGGCCAAGATCGGCGGCACCATGCTTCTGATCTACACGGTCCTAAAGCTCCTGGACACCTGGGCCTGGATCACCGGTCTGTTGCCCAAGGCCGGGTTGACGTTTGACCAGATGTTCTACGGATTGATTTACGGCAAGTGGCTCATGTTCCTGGAGCAGGGCGTGTGCCTGATCATCCCGGTGATCTTCCTGCTGGTTCCGGCCTTGCGTCGCCGCCCGGCCTTCATGTACTGGGCGTGCATCCTCGACTGCCTGGGCATCATCATCAACCGGTACGTGTTCACCGTGCAGACCATTGCCTTTCCGGTCATGCCCTTCGACACCTGGATGACCTACGCCCCGAACTGGGCCGAATGGGCCCCGACCCTCATGATCCTGGCCTACGGCGGCATCGTCATGAGCCTTTCCTACCGCTACCTGCCCGTGTTTCCCCAGGAAGTGCGGCTGAACAAGTAG
- a CDS encoding MlaE family ABC transporter permease, whose product MMKTAAPADTPFSLLGRATLRAVSELGGLAVFTFLGLRHILTLPPQGKKIVQQVYFIGVKSIFVISLIGLFTGMVLGLQGYHTLVKFGSEGLLGAAVSLSIIRELGPVLTAIMITGRAGSSMAAEIGIMRISEQIDALFTMDIEPMRYLIAPRMAAALISFPLLTAIFDVIGILGGYLTGVIMLGINPGVYFQRIDAAVEMADVTGGFAKSMVFALLVAAICCYQGYFTHMRPGGFGAKGVSLATTSAVVVSCVSILAADYALTSLLL is encoded by the coding sequence ATGATGAAAACCGCCGCACCCGCCGACACCCCCTTCTCCCTCCTGGGCCGCGCGACCCTGCGCGCGGTTTCGGAACTTGGCGGGCTGGCCGTTTTCACCTTTCTTGGCCTCCGGCACATCCTCACCCTGCCCCCGCAGGGTAAAAAAATCGTGCAGCAGGTCTATTTCATCGGGGTCAAGTCCATCTTCGTCATCTCCCTGATCGGACTGTTCACCGGCATGGTCCTGGGGCTCCAGGGCTACCACACCCTGGTCAAATTCGGCTCCGAGGGCCTGCTCGGGGCGGCCGTGTCCCTGTCCATCATCCGGGAACTCGGCCCGGTGCTCACGGCGATCATGATCACCGGCCGGGCCGGTTCCTCCATGGCCGCCGAGATCGGCATCATGCGCATCTCGGAACAGATCGACGCCCTGTTCACCATGGACATCGAGCCCATGCGCTATCTCATCGCCCCGCGCATGGCCGCCGCGCTCATCTCGTTTCCCCTGCTCACGGCCATTTTCGACGTCATCGGCATCCTGGGCGGCTACCTGACCGGGGTGATCATGCTCGGCATCAATCCCGGGGTCTATTTCCAACGCATCGACGCCGCGGTGGAGATGGCCGACGTGACCGGCGGCTTCGCCAAATCCATGGTCTTCGCCCTGCTGGTGGCGGCCATTTGTTGTTATCAAGGGTATTTCACCCATATGCGCCCCGGGGGATTCGGGGCCAAGGGGGTCAGTCTGGCCACCACCTCGGCGGTGGTCGTGTCCTGCGTGTCGATCCTTGCGGCCGACTACGCGCTGACTTCCTTGCTGCTGTAA